The Lycium barbarum isolate Lr01 chromosome 12, ASM1917538v2, whole genome shotgun sequence genome includes a region encoding these proteins:
- the LOC132624632 gene encoding uncharacterized protein LOC132624632 — protein MGTSWHNVNGKIWIFVDAEIQVEIMRDTEQLLSCRFTHLGDGQELVLTVVYASTDRSGRIALWEDLYDMSSHITIPWLVGGDFNVITDDIEKFGGLPVQFAETEDFRQCIDICQLMDLGFTGSMFTWWNGRSDEACIFKRLDRCLGNQALQNCFPNLEVEHLIKQGSDHSPLLVNMRADSRPIRKSFRFLNFWVEHESFLDVIKENWVESYGSDPFFNFHNKLKNVGRALSKWSRDTYGDIFKQIATLEEVVQVHEQEFEQNPTGLNRERLQRVQADLIRFYAIEEKFWRQKSGMLWFQDGDRNTKFFHAHVNGKRRKLQLQRIQDHPGTWLDTEEEIAQEAIRFFSDQFKEENIPTDFSMLDKIPKMVTEEQNQQLYEMPDEAEVKRAVFGLNGDSAGGPDGFTGRFFQACWEIIANDLVTMQSGFVKGRSIVENILLAQEIVHDIRIRGKPANVVIKLDMEKAYDRSMRLVMKTLSNYEKVSGHKINKQKSVVYMHHLTSHNIKELVFSVTQIPKKDFPFTYLGVPIYYGRRRNIHYKEIIEKIQNRLSSWTDS, from the exons ATGGGGACATCATGGCATAATGTGAATGGGAAGATTTGGATTTTTGTGGATGcagaaattcaagtagaaataatGAGAGATACAGAACAACTGTTATCCTGTAGATTCACTCATTTGGGTGATGGGCAAGAGTTGGTGCTTACAGTTGTTTATGCGAGTACTGATAGAAGTGGGAGAATAGCTCTATGGGAGGATCTATATGACATGTCTTCACACATCACCATCCCATGGCTTGTGGgtggggattttaatgtcattacagATGACATTGAGAAATTTGGGGGTCTTCCTGTACAGTTTGCAGAAACAGAGGATTTTAGACAATGTATAGACATTTGCCAACTGATGGATCTTGGTTTTACTGGAAGTAtgttcacatggtggaatgggagatcGGATGAGGCTTGTATATTTAAAAGACTAGACAGATGTTTGGGAAATCAGGCTCTGCAGAATTGTTTTCCTAATTTGGAGGTAGAGCATCTCATTAAACAAGGTTCTGACCACTCCCCCTTGCTGGTAAATATGAGAGCAGATAGTAGACCAATTAGGAAATCTTTcaggtttcttaatttttgggtggAGCATGAATCTTTTCTAGATGTAATCAAAGAAAATTGGGTGGAATCTTATGGCTCAGACCCCTTCTTTAACTTCCATAATAAGTTAAAAAATGTGGGAAGAGCTCTCTCTAAGTGGAGTAGGGACACTTATggtgatatcttcaagcaaatTGCAACTCTGGAGGAAGTGGTGCAGGTGCATGAGCAAGAATTTGAACAGAATCCTACAGGGCTTAACAGGGAAAGGCTACAAAGGGTACAAGCTGATCTGATCAGGTTTTATGCTAttgaagaaaaattttggagacaaaaatcaGGGATGCTGTGGTTTCAGGATGGAGATAGGAACACAAAATTCTTTCATGCTCATGTCAAtggaaagagaagaaagctacaATTACAGAGAATTCAAGATCATCCAGGTACATGGCTGGACACTGAAGAGGAGATTGCACAGGAAGCAATCAGATTTTTCTCAGACCAATTCAAAGAGGAAAATATCCCTACAGATTTCTCTATGCTTGATAAGATTCCTAAAATGGTTACAgaagaacaaaatcaacaactctATGAAATGCCAGATGAAGCAGAGGTGAAAAGAGCAGTTTTTGGTTTAAATGGAGACAGTGCAGGGGGTCCTGATGGTTTCACAGGAAGATTTTTCCAAGCTTGTTGGGAAATTATTGCAAATGACTTGGTGACCATG CAATCAGGATTTGTTAAAGGCAGGAGTATTGTAGAAAACATTCTGTTGGCTCAGGAAATTGTACATGATATTAGGATTAGAGGAAAGCCTGCAAATGTTGTCATTAAGCTTGACatggaaaaggcttatgacaga TCTATGAGATTAGTGATGAAGACTTTGAGTAATTATGAGAAGGTGAGTGGTCATAAGATCAACAAGCAGAAAAGTGTtgtttatatgcatcatttgACATCTCATAACATTAAGGAGCTGGTATTTTCTGTCACCCAGATTCCTAAAAAGGATTTTCCATTCACATATTTGGGTGTACCAATCTACTATGGGAGAAGAAGGAACATTCACTACAAGGAGATAATAGAAAAGATTCAGAATAGACTGAGCTCATGGACTG ATTCATAG
- the LOC132622181 gene encoding putative disease resistance RPP13-like protein 1: MGAQISQLPLTHSGCPSTLPIERFDHNKIAVELDKGESSKMKDQNVEKPRMKGILKCILYCCLFPDNYEFEKETVVQLWVAEGFFEPEEGDRMEVLANSYFDYLIEKKYVSPCKFDYVRRSMKYKITDAIHHSLRDASLLGYRKVEEAQLCSVSKHIQHLFLISKNINPSSFKILSRFEDLHTLFCQLGSSTGRVPQDLFYSVKQLRSLGLRRSSISEIPSCIGSLKYLRYLDVSETPIKYLPESIALLDNLQTLKLDGCLNLVRLPFDVSKLAKLRHLEFNILGRLSSMPVKMGNLTSLQTLRAFLVGREDGCRIEELKYLNNISGFFFFFNKSPLGFWPRANFINFIKKSRSLYNSSQKANENTKFKLMIKLRLITCLNLILQIVKKITNRMKFEIIAP, encoded by the coding sequence ATGGGTGCACAAATCAgccaactaccactcactcattcGGGGTGTCCTAGTACGCTGCCAATAGAAAGGTTTGATCATAACAAGATAGCTGTGGAGCTAGACAAAGGTGAAAGTTCCAAAATGAAGGatcaaaatgttgaaaaacctcGCATGAAGGGCATTTTAAAATGCATATTATACTGCTGCCTCTTTCCTGATAATTATGAATTTGAGAAGGAAACAGTGGTCCAGCTATGGGTGGCTGAAGGATTTTTTGAACCTGAAGAAGGGGATAGAATGGAAGTTTTGGCCAATTCCTACTTTGATTACTTGATAGAAAAGAAATATGTGTCACCTTGTAAATTTGATTACGTCAGGAGGTCAATGAAGTACAAGATCACAGACGCGATCCATCATTCTCTACGAGATGCATCACTACTAGGTTATCGAAAAGTAGAGGAAGCTCAGTTGTGCAGTGTCTCGAAACATATCCAACACTTATTTTTGATCTCAAAGAACATTAACCCATCAAGTTTCAAGATTCTCAGCAGGTTTGAGGATTTGCACACATTGTTTTGTCAACTTGGCTCTTCTACTGGACGTGTACCTCAAGATCTTTTTTATAGTGTGAAGCAGTTGAGAAGTTTGGGTTTGCGTCGAAGTAGCATATCTGAAATACCAAGTTGTATAGGGAGTCTAAAATATTTGCGTTACTTAGATGTCTCAGAAACACCAATCAAGTATTTGCCAGAATCTATAGCTCTTCTTGATAATTTACAAACACTAAAACTTGATGGTTGCTTGAATCTTGTCAGGTTACCTTTTGATGTAAGCAAATTAGCTAAACTCCGTCATTTGGAGTTTAACATACTTGGCCGATTAAGTTCAATGCCGGTTAAGATGGGGAATCTAACCAGTCTACAAACATTGAGAGCATTCCTGGTGGGAAGGGAGGATGGTTGTCGTATTGAGGAGTTAAAGTATCTAAATAACAtcagtggttttttttttttttttaataaaagtccactaggcttttggcctagggctaattttataaattttatcaaaaaatccagaagtttgtacaactctagccaaaaggctaatgaaaatacaaaatttaaactaatgatcaaattaagacttataacttgtcttaatttgatattacaaattgttaaaaaaattactaatagaatgaaatttgaaataattgctccataa